The genomic window AATCGCGACAGCTTCCTTTTTCTTATGCTTTGACATCTCAGCTTCAAGCTTCAAGTCCATTTCAACAACCGTCTTACGCCCCTTACCCATGAAGCGAAAAACCTTTCTGCCTTCGTCATCAACGAAGAGGTCCGTGCAACGCTTGCAATGAATACAGCGATTGCGTTCGATCATTAGATCTTTACCGCTATAATCTAAATCATAGTGCGAAAATTTGTAGGGAAACCGTGAATGCGTAATGCCCTGATCATAGGCGACACTTTGCAATTCGCAATCACCAGACTTCTCGCACCCGGGACAATAATGATTGCCCTCTGAAAAAAGCAGCTCGGTTACACCTTGGCGCAAATTCCGAAGGTCGCTTGCACCACATTCTATAACGTCACCCTTCCCGATCTGAACCGTGCACCCCGCAACCTCGCGTCCATTCTTGCGCACAGTGCAGACCCGGCAGGTTCCCAAAGCGGGCTCAAGGCCGACACTCCAGCAAAGCGTCGGAATTTCAACTCCATTCATCCTGATGGCATCGATCAAATTTGTCCCCACTGGGGCAGATGCCACTTTTCCATCGATTAAAAACTCGACTCTTTCGTGGCTCGAAATTTCTGGTTTCATCTTGGTGCTCGCTTGACGGAAGGTCGATTTACTTTTTTAACAGCCAGGTTGTAA from Deltaproteobacteria bacterium includes these protein-coding regions:
- a CDS encoding (2Fe-2S)-binding protein is translated as MKPEISSHERVEFLIDGKVASAPVGTNLIDAIRMNGVEIPTLCWSVGLEPALGTCRVCTVRKNGREVAGCTVQIGKGDVIECGASDLRNLRQGVTELLFSEGNHYCPGCEKSGDCELQSVAYDQGITHSRFPYKFSHYDLDYSGKDLMIERNRCIHCKRCTDLFVDDEGRKVFRFMGKGRKTVVEMDLKLEAEMSKHKKKEAVAICPTGAILFKGQGFDRPIGTRKSDSRSSK